One window of Chitinispirillales bacterium ANBcel5 genomic DNA carries:
- a CDS encoding rhodanese-like domain-containing protein: protein MDTLSTPQVSALLGRADVELIDVRSVDAYNGWRLQHEARGGHIRGARSLPCKWTRYIDWPDILREKRIDPQSYLILYGNSDDQVGMVANRLKRAGYSNLALYNSFISQWCQDPSKPMQKLSRYRDLIPARYLYSVLNKINDGNTILCHVHYQNPDSYTSGHIPGAIDLDTNKLEDPQTWNRRSPEELKKALEECGITTDTTVILYGKFSSPHNNQPFPGSNAGHLGAMRAGVILRYAGVKEVKILNGGLQAWIDESYALSTEWVKKKPVTEFRAPIPLHPEYFTNIDKAKGILKDPLCNLVCVRSRKEYKGEVSGYNYINKKGRIPGAVFAEGGSDAYHMENYRNVDHTTKEYHQIETMWNNVGITPDKHNSFYCGTGWRASEAFMNAWFMGYHNISVFDGGWFEWSNDPTNPVITK, encoded by the coding sequence ATGGATACGCTCTCAACACCACAGGTATCAGCACTTTTAGGAAGAGCAGACGTAGAACTGATTGATGTACGCTCTGTTGATGCTTACAATGGGTGGCGTTTACAGCATGAAGCAAGAGGAGGCCATATACGGGGTGCAAGGTCGCTGCCCTGCAAGTGGACCAGATATATTGACTGGCCCGATATTCTCAGGGAAAAAAGAATCGATCCACAATCCTACCTTATTCTGTATGGCAATAGCGATGACCAGGTAGGTATGGTGGCAAACCGTCTCAAACGTGCCGGATATTCAAACTTAGCCCTATACAACTCATTTATATCACAATGGTGTCAGGATCCAAGTAAACCGATGCAAAAGCTGTCAAGATATAGAGACCTGATACCAGCACGGTATCTGTATTCAGTACTAAATAAGATAAATGACGGTAACACAATACTTTGTCACGTACACTATCAAAACCCCGATTCCTATACCAGCGGACATATTCCCGGGGCAATCGATCTTGACACTAACAAGTTAGAGGACCCACAAACCTGGAACCGTCGCAGCCCGGAAGAACTTAAAAAGGCTCTTGAAGAGTGTGGGATTACAACAGATACAACAGTCATTCTCTATGGAAAGTTTTCCTCGCCACATAACAACCAGCCCTTCCCCGGAAGTAATGCCGGACATCTTGGAGCAATGAGAGCGGGGGTTATTTTGCGTTATGCTGGTGTAAAAGAGGTGAAAATTCTTAATGGTGGGCTCCAGGCCTGGATTGATGAAAGCTATGCGCTTTCTACAGAATGGGTAAAGAAGAAGCCGGTAACAGAGTTTAGAGCTCCCATACCCCTGCACCCGGAATATTTCACAAACATTGACAAAGCTAAAGGCATACTCAAAGATCCGCTCTGCAATTTGGTATGTGTTAGAAGCCGCAAGGAATATAAAGGTGAGGTAAGCGGGTACAATTATATAAACAAAAAAGGTAGGATACCAGGTGCAGTATTTGCGGAAGGTGGTTCCGATGCATATCATATGGAAAACTATAGAAATGTCGATCATACTACAAAAGAATATCATCAGATTGAAACAATGTGGAACAATGTGGGAATAACTCCTGACAAACACAACTCCTTTTACTGTGGCAC
- a CDS encoding MASE3 domain-containing protein, with translation MSIRNNNSTLTSLIILIVAILFLINQFNYTLYHSLAENISVVIAFGIFIVTWHTRLYNQNPFFLIIGVSYLFIGFLDFLHMLSYGQLNVFEGKTTNVCTQFWVAARLLESGSFLLATLMINKKLNLFALIGVNTAITVLITLDIFYLGLFPACFIDGEGVTLFKIISELVVITLYFLSATLIYKKRDAFDLKIVRILLLALAFGMITEFLLIFFSEPEGSLFFIGHVTKIASFILIYKVCIAVRLEEPYNTFFKDLKDKEAELKKSKRELECRVNQRTIQLTEANYELEKEVIKRKKQEAKLRNSEERFRVILKNAGLLVAHCDVNMRYTWVHSPFLNVKYDFLLEKRDDELGSDIDFRQLHELKTKVLKKHKGARKEILLKIGELEKVFDTIVEPLLDKTGKFVGLTIAAFDVTEKKQVEQTLRIRHKTVESIYAIATTYTASRETMFDQIALSIANILSVPLVVIGRIQNDCVEAITRYYKGDFTHGGEHEFCNAPCGKIFETQKTLEVESGFDSQYPKLECVAAESMEAFLGVPVISRDGNVTGSICILDDKKRRFSSIEVHLIEIFARYAAQEFEREAIQRELMQSREMQILGKLTSGVAHEVRNPLNALYAISEALFQDLGENDELNVYREHIRAQVERLNVLMKDLLDFGKPIDKECKTEMDIVEVVEDALFLWRNSDDKQKVDFKCRIPQKKVYVNGVLSKIQQVLINLLDNASQHSPSESTITVTTETRGTSKIEITVSDCGKGIELDEPDKIFEPFFTTRKKGTGLGLSIVKHTVELHKGSIKAYNSTDGQGANFLISLPCKCMSDISKQEIEDAKVLKK, from the coding sequence ATGTCTATTCGAAATAACAATAGTACCTTAACCTCACTTATAATTTTAATTGTAGCCATCCTTTTTTTAATTAATCAGTTTAATTACACTCTTTATCACTCGTTAGCCGAGAATATATCGGTTGTGATTGCTTTTGGTATTTTTATTGTAACCTGGCATACAAGGTTATATAACCAAAATCCATTCTTTCTAATCATTGGTGTCTCCTACCTCTTTATAGGGTTTCTTGATTTTTTGCATATGCTCTCATACGGGCAATTAAATGTATTCGAGGGGAAAACGACCAATGTTTGTACGCAGTTTTGGGTTGCCGCGCGTTTACTGGAGTCAGGTTCATTTTTACTGGCTACACTAATGATAAATAAAAAGCTTAACCTGTTTGCTCTTATCGGTGTAAATACTGCAATAACAGTATTGATTACACTTGACATTTTCTACCTTGGACTTTTCCCTGCCTGTTTTATTGATGGTGAAGGAGTTACACTCTTTAAAATTATTTCCGAATTGGTAGTCATTACGCTATATTTTCTTTCTGCTACTTTAATATACAAAAAAAGAGATGCTTTTGATTTAAAAATAGTCAGAATCCTGCTGCTTGCTCTTGCTTTTGGTATGATTACAGAGTTTCTTCTTATCTTTTTTTCAGAACCCGAGGGATCTTTGTTTTTTATCGGCCATGTAACAAAGATTGCAAGTTTTATTTTAATATATAAGGTCTGTATTGCGGTTCGTCTTGAAGAACCGTACAATACCTTTTTTAAAGACCTTAAGGATAAAGAAGCGGAATTAAAAAAATCCAAAAGAGAGCTTGAGTGCAGAGTTAACCAAAGGACTATTCAGTTAACAGAAGCTAACTATGAGCTTGAAAAAGAGGTGATTAAAAGAAAGAAGCAGGAGGCAAAGCTTAGAAACAGTGAGGAGCGCTTCAGGGTGATTCTGAAAAATGCGGGTCTTCTTGTTGCTCATTGTGATGTAAATATGCGCTATACCTGGGTACACAGTCCATTTTTAAATGTAAAATACGATTTCCTTTTGGAAAAAAGAGATGATGAGCTTGGTAGTGATATAGATTTCAGGCAGCTTCATGAGCTTAAAACAAAGGTTTTAAAAAAGCATAAGGGAGCCAGAAAAGAGATCTTACTGAAAATTGGGGAATTAGAAAAAGTTTTTGATACCATTGTAGAACCGCTTTTGGATAAAACAGGTAAATTTGTAGGCTTAACTATCGCTGCCTTTGATGTAACCGAAAAAAAACAGGTCGAGCAAACGCTTCGTATCAGGCATAAGACGGTGGAGTCTATTTATGCAATAGCAACAACCTACACCGCATCCAGAGAAACGATGTTTGATCAGATCGCTTTAAGTATCGCAAACATTCTAAGTGTTCCACTTGTTGTAATTGGGCGTATTCAAAATGATTGTGTAGAGGCTATCACCAGGTATTACAAAGGAGACTTTACTCATGGTGGAGAGCATGAATTTTGTAACGCACCGTGTGGTAAAATCTTTGAAACACAAAAAACTCTTGAGGTTGAATCCGGTTTTGATTCACAATACCCGAAATTAGAATGTGTTGCAGCTGAATCGATGGAGGCTTTTCTGGGTGTTCCTGTGATTAGCAGAGATGGAAATGTGACCGGTTCCATCTGTATTCTTGATGATAAAAAGAGAAGGTTTTCGTCCATCGAAGTTCATCTGATTGAAATATTTGCACGCTACGCTGCTCAGGAGTTTGAACGTGAGGCGATTCAAAGGGAACTGATGCAGTCCAGGGAGATGCAGATTCTCGGTAAGCTAACTAGCGGAGTTGCTCATGAGGTAAGAAATCCCCTTAATGCTTTATATGCGATTTCAGAAGCGCTTTTTCAGGATCTTGGAGAAAATGATGAATTGAATGTGTATAGAGAACACATACGGGCACAAGTTGAACGCTTGAATGTACTGATGAAAGATTTACTTGATTTTGGAAAGCCAATAGACAAAGAGTGTAAAACAGAAATGGATATAGTGGAAGTCGTTGAAGATGCCCTTTTCTTGTGGCGTAACTCTGATGATAAACAGAAGGTCGACTTTAAATGCAGAATTCCTCAAAAAAAGGTATACGTAAACGGAGTTCTTTCTAAAATACAACAGGTGTTAATTAATTTACTGGATAATGCTTCCCAGCACAGTCCATCGGAAAGCACCATAACCGTTACTACTGAGACCCGAGGGACCTCCAAAATTGAAATTACAGTGTCTGATTGTGGAAAAGGTATAGAGCTGGATGAACCGGACAAGATATTTGAGCCCTTTTTTACCACCAGGAAAAAAGGTACAGGACTTGGTCTTTCTATAGTTAAGCACACTGTTGAACTGCATAAAGGCTCCATCAAAGCGTATAATTCAACTGATGGTCAGGGTGCAAATTTTCTCATATCACTTCCCTGTAAATGTATGTCAGATATATCAAAACAAGAAATAGAAGATGCTAAGGTCTTAAAAAAATGA
- a CDS encoding metallophosphoesterase family protein codes for MKKVVAAVISDTHNLLRAELIKLLNGVDLIIHAGDIGDDEIMASLESIAPLHAVRGNTDYSARASTLPLTDIVRVGSAHLYVIHNIAGLDIDPLSAGISAVVYGHSHRACSETKDGVLYFNPGSAGPVRFNLPVTVGFITEENGKLSSRIERVI; via the coding sequence ATGAAAAAAGTCGTCGCGGCTGTAATCTCAGATACTCATAACCTGCTCAGAGCTGAGCTTATTAAACTTTTAAACGGTGTGGATTTGATAATTCACGCCGGTGATATAGGTGATGATGAAATCATGGCTTCGCTTGAAAGCATCGCTCCCCTACACGCAGTAAGAGGCAATACCGATTATTCCGCACGGGCATCCACATTGCCCTTAACCGATATCGTTAGAGTGGGATCAGCTCACTTATACGTTATACATAACATCGCAGGACTGGATATCGATCCTCTTTCGGCGGGTATTAGTGCGGTTGTTTACGGCCACAGTCACAGAGCATGCAGTGAAACTAAAGATGGGGTGCTCTATTTTAACCCCGGAAGCGCGGGACCCGTACGATTCAATCTGCCGGTGACAGTTGGTTTTATTACCGAAGAGAACGGAAAGTTAAGCTCAAGGATTGAGCGGGTTATTTAA
- a CDS encoding TIGR01621 family pseudouridine synthase, which yields MPEKRFRKLKEKQTVGVPLFTPVYKNEHFCIIDKDHGVSFHSTGLTQKVREWTESEKLYPVHRLDTMTSGLLLFALHKESAAILASQFRKKTIKKMYLAIGGNQPKKKQGVISGDMQKRRNGKWILLKTQNNPAFTRFFSTSLLPKFRLYLILPQTGKTHQIRVALKSIRAPIYGDSLYGKMDSEADRGYLHSYALSFRLKEREYSFKQQPRTGALFTNHQISGAITLLEEKALGY from the coding sequence ATGCCTGAAAAGAGGTTCCGAAAACTCAAAGAAAAACAAACTGTAGGAGTACCTCTGTTTACACCAGTTTACAAAAATGAACATTTCTGCATTATCGATAAAGATCACGGGGTCTCTTTTCACTCTACTGGTCTTACCCAAAAGGTCAGAGAGTGGACAGAAAGTGAAAAACTTTATCCTGTGCACCGGCTCGACACTATGACCTCCGGGCTTCTCCTCTTTGCTCTTCACAAAGAAAGTGCAGCAATTCTTGCCTCTCAGTTCAGAAAGAAAACGATTAAAAAGATGTATCTTGCCATCGGGGGTAATCAGCCTAAAAAAAAACAGGGGGTTATAAGTGGCGATATGCAAAAGAGGCGCAACGGCAAATGGATCCTTCTTAAGACTCAAAACAACCCTGCGTTTACCCGGTTTTTCAGTACCTCTCTTTTACCCAAATTTCGCCTTTATCTGATCCTGCCCCAAACGGGTAAAACACACCAGATACGTGTAGCGTTAAAATCTATCAGAGCCCCGATTTATGGAGATTCGCTTTATGGTAAAATGGATTCTGAGGCGGACAGAGGCTATCTTCACTCCTATGCACTCTCGTTTAGATTAAAAGAGCGGGAGTACAGTTTTAAACAGCAGCCCCGAACCGGCGCCCTGTTCACGAATCATCAAATCTCGGGGGCAATTACATTACTTGAAGAAAAAGCACTGGGGTATTAA
- the dinB gene encoding DNA polymerase IV has translation MDKQRVVFHIDMDAFFTSVEQRDNPGLQGKPVIVGARPGERGVVSAASYEARRFGVHSAMAVSEAYRRCPHGIFLKPRMDAYVKASRAIMDILRSFSPLIEQISVDEAFLDMTGSARLFGQPLNAAEKILEKIREQQSLSASIGVAPNKFLAKIASDYKKPNGITVVPFATDKITAWLSTLPVSKIWGVGQKTKERLYELGIVSTGDLQKCPFDYLHKKLGKQGASLYYLCRGVDERNVEPPKKPKSISREHTFSRDCSNREEWKTVLLSLSQDVARQARDSNLKGSTVVLTYRRPDFSRHSKRMPLPCPCDVSRVIYEYGLKLVSQVRDTTLRLIGIGICDFGRDHQLNLFYQDEHIQTLQNAEKAVDNVLKKYGPGCLKRGSENSKKNKL, from the coding sequence ATGGATAAACAGAGAGTAGTTTTTCACATCGATATGGATGCGTTCTTTACCTCTGTTGAGCAGCGTGATAATCCCGGCTTACAGGGTAAACCTGTCATCGTTGGCGCAAGGCCCGGTGAACGGGGCGTGGTAAGCGCTGCAAGTTATGAGGCAAGGAGATTTGGTGTTCACTCTGCTATGGCGGTTAGTGAGGCTTACCGTCGCTGCCCGCATGGTATTTTCCTTAAGCCAAGGATGGATGCGTATGTGAAAGCGTCAAGGGCGATAATGGATATCCTGCGCTCCTTTTCTCCTCTTATCGAACAAATATCGGTTGACGAAGCTTTTCTTGATATGACCGGAAGCGCCAGGCTTTTTGGTCAACCCCTGAATGCGGCTGAAAAGATTTTAGAGAAGATAAGGGAACAACAATCCCTGAGTGCATCCATAGGAGTTGCTCCCAATAAATTCTTGGCAAAAATAGCCTCAGATTATAAAAAACCCAACGGAATAACTGTGGTACCCTTTGCTACTGATAAGATTACAGCGTGGCTTTCTACACTCCCTGTAAGTAAAATATGGGGAGTTGGTCAGAAGACCAAAGAAAGGCTCTATGAATTAGGCATAGTAAGCACAGGGGATCTTCAGAAGTGCCCGTTTGATTACCTTCATAAAAAGCTTGGGAAGCAGGGTGCATCTCTCTATTATCTTTGCAGGGGTGTAGATGAAAGAAACGTTGAACCACCTAAGAAACCAAAGTCAATCTCCAGAGAGCATACTTTTTCTCGTGACTGTTCCAACAGAGAGGAGTGGAAAACGGTACTCTTATCACTGTCTCAGGACGTTGCAAGACAGGCAAGAGATAGTAACCTGAAGGGATCAACAGTTGTTCTTACCTATAGAAGACCCGACTTCTCCCGCCACTCCAAAAGAATGCCTTTACCCTGTCCCTGCGATGTATCCAGAGTGATTTATGAGTATGGGCTGAAGCTTGTTTCTCAGGTACGTGACACCACTCTCAGACTTATCGGTATAGGGATCTGTGACTTTGGCCGGGACCATCAACTCAACCTCTTTTACCAGGATGAGCACATACAAACACTTCAAAACGCGGAAAAAGCCGTAGACAACGTACTTAAAAAATATGGACCAGGATGCCTGAAAAGAGGTTCCGAAAACTCAAAGAAAAACAAACTGTAG
- the yhbY gene encoding ribosome assembly RNA-binding protein YhbY → MSQLSTKQRQYLKGLAHSLNPVIQIGKDGLSEGIISQISESLDDHELIKINLLESSGLDRNEAAEEICRKTGAQKVQVLGFKIILFRRNKEKAQITLP, encoded by the coding sequence ATGTCACAACTCAGCACTAAACAGCGCCAGTATCTTAAAGGTCTGGCTCATTCATTAAACCCTGTGATTCAAATTGGCAAAGATGGTTTAAGTGAAGGAATTATTTCACAGATATCAGAATCGCTCGATGATCATGAACTTATAAAGATAAATCTGCTGGAGTCTTCGGGGCTTGATCGCAATGAAGCAGCAGAGGAGATCTGCCGGAAAACAGGAGCGCAAAAAGTGCAGGTTTTAGGGTTTAAAATAATACTATTCAGAAGAAACAAAGAGAAAGCTCAGATAACGTTACCCTGA
- a CDS encoding chromate transporter, translating to MDEKGIRSQTFAEEFSMKDTDNLNRPGLLEIFWIYFRVGALTIGGGLVMISIIRHELTRKGWIDDDTFVEEFTTATSIPGAIIVNFSLLHGYRMRGVGGVLISLLGVVLPSFIIMVLVAAFLFPYFDHAGFSGFLKGASAAVSAILAYTALTFGKSVLKGPLQVMLALCALILALLPQIHPVVALIAIGVVGNFLLVRRKNREETESSDG from the coding sequence ATGGATGAAAAAGGAATTCGGTCCCAAACTTTTGCAGAAGAATTTAGCATGAAAGACACAGATAACTTGAACAGGCCGGGTCTGTTAGAGATCTTTTGGATCTACTTTAGAGTTGGTGCACTAACTATTGGTGGTGGTTTGGTGATGATTTCGATCATCCGCCATGAGCTAACCCGCAAAGGGTGGATCGATGATGATACCTTTGTGGAGGAATTCACCACTGCTACAAGTATCCCGGGCGCAATAATCGTGAATTTTTCTCTTTTGCACGGTTACAGGATGCGGGGTGTGGGTGGAGTGTTGATTAGCCTTTTGGGAGTAGTGTTGCCCTCATTTATTATTATGGTTTTGGTTGCAGCGTTTCTCTTTCCCTATTTTGATCATGCCGGCTTTTCAGGCTTCCTAAAGGGAGCATCAGCGGCTGTGAGCGCCATTTTAGCTTACACTGCACTCACTTTTGGAAAATCGGTGTTAAAGGGTCCTCTACAGGTAATGTTGGCACTTTGTGCACTTATTTTGGCGCTTCTGCCCCAAATACATCCTGTAGTGGCATTGATAGCTATCGGTGTAGTGGGAAACTTTCTTCTTGTGAGAAGAAAAAACAGGGAGGAAACTGAATCATCTGATGGTTGA
- a CDS encoding chromate transporter, giving the protein MVELFLFISFLVIGVGAYGGGIATIPLIEHELVFVRQWLTPQDMAELIAVAQMTPGPIAINAATFAGYRVAGFTGALVSTIAVITPSLILCSLLIHFFNKLKNTDLVQKVKKAVSPAVMGLILSAVVIYGQSSVADITSLSIALVSFLVLLFFRQSIHPVLLIIVAGITGVFLF; this is encoded by the coding sequence ATGGTTGAGCTGTTTTTGTTTATAAGCTTTTTGGTCATTGGTGTAGGTGCTTACGGTGGGGGGATTGCTACGATACCGCTCATTGAACATGAACTGGTATTTGTACGGCAGTGGTTAACACCTCAGGATATGGCTGAACTTATTGCGGTGGCTCAAATGACACCCGGGCCCATTGCAATCAATGCTGCAACATTTGCCGGTTACAGAGTCGCTGGATTTACAGGTGCTCTTGTTTCGACTATAGCAGTTATAACACCATCACTTATTCTTTGCTCACTGTTAATACATTTCTTTAACAAACTAAAGAACACTGATCTGGTGCAAAAAGTAAAAAAAGCGGTTTCACCTGCGGTTATGGGGTTAATACTGAGTGCTGTAGTAATCTATGGCCAAAGCTCTGTTGCAGATATTACCTCATTGAGTATCGCACTTGTCTCCTTTCTGGTACTGCTGTTCTTTCGACAGAGCATACACCCGGTTTTGCTAATTATAGTAGCTGGTATTACCGGGGTGTTTCTGTTTTGA
- a CDS encoding response regulator, with product MRNSVIIVDDFSLMAELVQYNLEICGYENTTVYYDPLECLEKLDVKQCPALIISDFDMPKLNGASFLSKACSICTGAKGVIMTDDPKAAHKATHAFPVLQKGTPNFFPELLKYVTLSLGKKPVMPQSKVALP from the coding sequence ATGCGTAATTCTGTGATAATAGTTGATGATTTCTCTTTGATGGCTGAGCTTGTACAGTACAACCTTGAGATCTGTGGGTATGAAAACACCACAGTGTACTATGACCCACTTGAGTGTCTCGAAAAGCTTGATGTCAAACAGTGCCCTGCTTTAATCATATCTGATTTTGATATGCCAAAACTCAACGGTGCCTCTTTTTTAAGTAAAGCCTGCAGTATCTGCACCGGAGCTAAGGGTGTAATAATGACCGACGATCCCAAAGCAGCACACAAAGCCACCCACGCCTTTCCGGTACTTCAGAAAGGCACCCCCAATTTTTTCCCCGAACTGCTAAAATACGTGACATTATCGTTGGGTAAAAAGCCGGTCATGCCTCAATCAAAAGTCGCTCTTCCCTAA
- the rocF gene encoding arginase: protein MNTVEIVGVPLDLGQSRRGVDMGPSALRYADLQKRLMETGLEIKDLGNISVPVREHIKAKRALEYAAEIAGVCEQIYNVGCAVIERGSFPLFLGGDHSIAIGTIAAVTDRTPAGVIWIDSHGDFNLPQTSPNGNIHGMPVSIITGTGIADLVNVGRVGAKISTKDIVLVGVRDLDYDEKELLKKSGIKIYTMREIDERGIGEVIKEAINYLSVLGRIHVSLDMDAIDPQVAPGVGTPAQGGITYREAHLAMELIADSSLACSMDIVEINPVLDYKNTTAATAVEMAASLLGKRIL, encoded by the coding sequence TTGAACACGGTTGAAATAGTGGGTGTACCTCTCGATTTGGGTCAATCCAGACGGGGTGTGGACATGGGGCCCAGTGCTTTAAGGTATGCTGATTTGCAAAAAAGGCTCATGGAAACGGGGCTGGAGATTAAGGATTTAGGCAATATAAGTGTGCCGGTACGAGAGCATATTAAAGCAAAAAGAGCACTGGAGTATGCTGCTGAAATAGCAGGCGTTTGTGAGCAAATCTATAACGTCGGCTGCGCTGTTATAGAGCGGGGGAGTTTTCCGTTGTTTCTTGGCGGGGATCATTCCATCGCCATAGGAACAATCGCAGCAGTTACCGACAGAACTCCGGCAGGAGTTATCTGGATAGATAGTCATGGCGATTTTAACCTCCCTCAGACTTCTCCCAATGGCAATATTCATGGTATGCCGGTTTCGATTATTACTGGTACCGGCATAGCAGATCTGGTAAATGTTGGCAGAGTGGGGGCAAAAATTTCGACCAAAGATATCGTACTGGTTGGAGTACGGGACCTGGATTATGATGAAAAAGAACTGCTCAAAAAGAGTGGGATTAAGATTTATACCATGAGGGAGATAGATGAGCGGGGGATCGGTGAGGTGATAAAGGAAGCCATAAACTACCTCAGTGTTCTTGGAAGAATTCACGTTAGTTTGGATATGGATGCGATCGATCCGCAGGTCGCGCCAGGGGTGGGCACCCCTGCACAGGGCGGAATTACCTACAGAGAGGCTCATCTTGCCATGGAACTGATTGCTGACTCAAGCCTGGCCTGTTCTATGGATATCGTTGAAATCAATCCGGTGCTGGACTATAAAAACACAACAGCTGCAACTGCAGTCGAGATGGCTGCATCTCTTCTGGGCAAAAGAATTCTGTGA